One stretch of Xanthomonas sp. DAR 35659 DNA includes these proteins:
- a CDS encoding OFA family MFS transporter, which translates to MSHPTSATSSAHTAHVGLLAKERIVAGPGFNRWLVPPAALAIHLCIGMAYGFSVFWLPLSKALGVAEAVACPPDMGFLARIVSASCDWKISELQWMYTLFFVLLGCSAALWGGWLERAGPRKAGVVAALCWCGGLVISALGIHLHQIWLLWLGSGVIGGIGLGLGYISPVSTLIKWFPDRRGMATGMAIMGFGGGAMIGSPLADALMRHFASPASVGVKETFLVMAALYFVFMMAGAFGYRVPPSGWTPAGWTAPAASANAMITTQHVHVRKVWGIPQFWLLWGVLCLNVSAGIGVIGMASPMLQEVFGGRLIGVNAGFASLDATQLAAIAAIAAGFTGLLSLFNIGGRFFWASMSDKLGRKHTYTLFFVLGIVLYAAAPWAGKIGGTALFVGIFCVILSMYGGGFATIPAYLADLFGTQMVGAIHGRLLTAWATAGILGPVVVGYMREYQLGMGVPPSQVYNTTMYILAGMLVLGLICNLLVRPVAARHFMTAQELAAEKQLAHEKVGGSGQAALDPAQLAQVGHGGNPLLVALAWLAVGVPMLWGIWVTLQKAFVLFH; encoded by the coding sequence CAAGGAACGCATCGTCGCCGGACCCGGCTTCAACCGCTGGCTGGTGCCACCGGCGGCGCTGGCGATCCATCTGTGCATCGGCATGGCGTATGGCTTCAGCGTGTTCTGGCTGCCGCTGTCCAAGGCGCTGGGGGTCGCCGAGGCGGTGGCGTGTCCGCCCGACATGGGCTTCCTGGCGCGCATCGTCTCGGCCAGCTGCGACTGGAAGATCAGCGAGTTGCAGTGGATGTACACGCTGTTCTTCGTGCTGCTGGGCTGCTCGGCGGCGCTGTGGGGCGGCTGGCTGGAGCGTGCCGGCCCGCGCAAGGCCGGCGTGGTCGCGGCGCTGTGCTGGTGCGGCGGGCTGGTGATCTCGGCGCTGGGCATCCACCTGCACCAGATCTGGCTGCTGTGGCTGGGCTCGGGCGTGATCGGCGGCATCGGCCTGGGGTTGGGCTACATCTCGCCGGTGTCGACGCTGATCAAGTGGTTCCCGGACCGCCGCGGCATGGCCACCGGCATGGCGATCATGGGCTTCGGCGGCGGCGCGATGATCGGCAGCCCGCTGGCCGACGCGCTGATGCGGCATTTCGCCAGCCCGGCCTCGGTGGGAGTGAAGGAGACCTTCCTGGTGATGGCCGCGCTGTATTTCGTGTTCATGATGGCAGGCGCGTTCGGCTACCGGGTGCCGCCGAGCGGCTGGACGCCGGCCGGCTGGACCGCGCCGGCGGCCAGCGCCAACGCCATGATCACCACGCAGCACGTGCATGTGCGCAAGGTCTGGGGCATCCCGCAGTTCTGGCTGCTGTGGGGCGTGCTGTGCCTGAACGTGTCGGCCGGCATCGGCGTGATCGGCATGGCCTCGCCGATGCTGCAGGAAGTGTTCGGCGGCCGCCTGATCGGCGTGAACGCCGGCTTCGCCAGCCTGGATGCGACGCAACTGGCGGCCATCGCCGCCATCGCCGCCGGTTTCACCGGCCTGCTCAGCCTGTTCAACATCGGCGGCCGCTTCTTCTGGGCCAGCATGTCCGACAAGCTCGGCCGCAAGCACACCTACACGCTGTTCTTCGTGCTCGGCATCGTGCTGTACGCGGCGGCGCCATGGGCCGGCAAGATCGGCGGCACCGCGCTGTTCGTCGGCATCTTCTGCGTGATCCTGTCGATGTACGGCGGCGGTTTCGCCACCATCCCGGCCTACCTGGCCGACCTGTTCGGCACGCAGATGGTCGGCGCCATCCACGGCCGCCTGCTGACCGCCTGGGCCACCGCCGGCATCCTCGGCCCGGTGGTGGTCGGCTACATGCGCGAGTACCAGCTCGGGATGGGCGTGCCGCCCTCACAGGTGTACAACACCACCATGTACATCCTGGCCGGGATGCTGGTGCTGGGCCTGATCTGCAACCTGCTGGTGCGGCCGGTGGCGGCCAGGCACTTCATGACCGCGCAGGAGCTGGCCGCGGAGAAGCAACTGGCGCACGAGAAGGTCGGCGGCAGCGGCCAGGCGGCGCTGGATCCGGCGCAACTGGCGCAGGTCGGCCACGGCGGCAATCCGCTGCTGGTGGCGCTGGCCTGGCTGGCGGTCGGGGTGCCGATGCTGTGGGGCATCTGGGTCACCCTGCAGAAGGCGTTCGTGTTGTTCCATTGA